A stretch of Edaphobacter lichenicola DNA encodes these proteins:
- a CDS encoding metallophosphoesterase family protein — protein MLIGVISDTHGLLRPEALAALRDVEHILHAGDVGDIAILDALREIAPVTAIRGNVDVAGACAELPATDVVELGGALFYLVHSLHDLDINPRAAGVAMVVSGHSHKAKVEVKDGVIYFNPGSAGPRRFSLPVTVGFVTAEDGVEASVRELVVG, from the coding sequence ATGTTGATTGGAGTGATCTCCGATACGCACGGGTTGTTGCGACCGGAGGCTCTGGCTGCACTGCGCGACGTCGAGCATATCCTGCACGCCGGCGATGTAGGGGATATTGCGATTCTCGATGCCCTGCGCGAGATCGCTCCAGTTACGGCGATTCGCGGGAATGTGGACGTAGCCGGAGCCTGCGCAGAGCTACCCGCTACCGATGTGGTGGAGTTAGGCGGGGCGCTGTTTTATCTGGTCCACTCGCTGCACGATCTGGACATCAACCCAAGGGCCGCCGGCGTAGCGATGGTAGTGAGCGGGCACTCGCATAAGGCAAAAGTCGAGGTCAAGGACGGAGTGATCTATTTCAATCCAGGAAGCGCAGGCCCACGAAGATTTTCACTTCCAGTGACGGTGGGATTTGTGACCGCGGAGGACGGAGTTGAGGCAAGCGTGAGAGAGTTGGTGGTGGGGTGA
- a CDS encoding ABC transporter permease: MIRRQPLAAIGLALLIVFVACAVFAPWLAPWDPAQLDLTGRLMGPSWAHWFGTDQLGRDILSRTLFGARISLVVAVSVVGLSLAVGLVAGGLAGFYGGWTDTVVNIYVTNAFLALPGILLAIAFVAFMGPGLGNVILALAISGWVGYARLVRAQVMAVKEREFVEAARALGATDLRIMTRHILPNILQPLIVQAAIGMAGAVLAEATLSFLGLGVPPPTASWGSMLNDARSHLFDSPHLVFFPAMAVMLCVLSFNFIGDALRDYLDPRTRMSAGL; encoded by the coding sequence ATGATCAGGAGACAGCCGCTGGCGGCAATAGGGCTCGCGCTGCTGATCGTCTTTGTGGCGTGCGCCGTCTTTGCTCCCTGGCTGGCGCCGTGGGATCCAGCCCAGTTGGATCTGACAGGACGACTGATGGGTCCGTCGTGGGCGCACTGGTTTGGCACAGACCAACTGGGCCGGGACATTCTCTCGCGGACGTTATTTGGAGCGAGAATATCGCTGGTAGTAGCCGTAAGCGTAGTGGGGCTCTCGCTGGCGGTGGGGCTGGTCGCAGGCGGACTGGCTGGGTTCTACGGCGGGTGGACGGACACGGTCGTGAACATCTACGTGACCAACGCATTTCTGGCGCTGCCCGGGATTCTGCTGGCGATTGCGTTTGTCGCGTTCATGGGGCCGGGGTTGGGCAATGTGATTCTGGCGCTGGCGATCTCGGGTTGGGTGGGATACGCGCGACTGGTGCGGGCGCAGGTCATGGCCGTAAAGGAGCGCGAGTTTGTCGAGGCAGCGCGAGCTCTTGGCGCGACGGATCTTCGCATCATGACGCGGCATATTCTGCCGAACATCCTGCAGCCACTGATCGTGCAGGCTGCGATCGGGATGGCGGGGGCCGTACTGGCCGAGGCTACGCTGAGCTTTCTAGGGTTGGGTGTTCCGCCACCGACAGCGAGTTGGGGATCGATGCTGAATGATGCGCGGTCGCACCTGTTCGACTCGCCCCACCTGGTGTTCTTTCCGGCCATGGCGGTGATGCTCTGCGTGCTCTCGTTCAACTTCATCGGCGATGCCCTGCGGGACTATCTCGACCCTCGGACGCGGATGAGTGCGGGGCTTTGA
- a CDS encoding STAS domain-containing protein gives MTNPSEVPFHCEVENSTENGVKVTTVRCHGRLINQTAGEVKDIVKPLIPQGGMIVIDLEDVTFLDSLGLGTLVGLKVSAINEGYCTLKLQNLSPRIQELVKLTSLTKLFAS, from the coding sequence GTGACCAATCCATCAGAGGTTCCGTTTCATTGTGAAGTAGAGAATTCGACCGAAAACGGAGTCAAGGTTACGACGGTCCGGTGCCATGGCCGTTTGATTAACCAGACGGCTGGTGAGGTAAAAGATATCGTGAAGCCGTTGATACCACAAGGCGGCATGATCGTGATCGACCTCGAGGACGTGACGTTTCTGGATAGTCTGGGGTTGGGAACGCTCGTGGGGTTGAAGGTCTCGGCAATCAACGAAGGGTATTGCACGTTGAAGCTGCAGAATCTGTCGCCACGCATCCAGGAGTTGGTGAAGCTTACGAGTCTTACAAAGCTGTTCGCGTCCTAG
- a CDS encoding mechanosensitive ion channel family protein: MKELRRLAIAVPAALLVLCLAAAWWTRGAMVHMPFLKANGSSAGGQNLVDQRPWQTIESLAPLAVSSEEQSFAHEAARLADHEVDQAFALALRQAAFQTRTLTGDALVLQEKVAQVQSLVKEDLGKVEVLTASLKQPNGTTADSDDLDIAKAQLQLDNDELSDLTEQLARVSGDQRGQIQQELTAREAAMKKYDAAQGNTGGQIAVLSARRYGTLYGRVAAWFDQRSRMNLIRQATAETDAGIATLTARHAEFEKKASAAAASINASNVSASSINASSAQPSIAPPDAVKSRVARMAQAHAFSQMHSIVEDQLQTQRQLSAVYGKWLAQVELQHSIVTHLALQSLSVIAFFILCGVLLATLAGKLLDRSRMELRRLHTLRTIIVLGIQLVTLLLVLLVIFGAPSQVPTILGLGAAGLTVVFQDFILAFFGWFILMGKNGIRVGDWVEINGVGGEVVEIGLFRTALLETGNWTDKGHPTGRRVTFINNFAISGQYFNFSTTGQWMWDEITVNIPPGVDSYKTIEAIHNTVLKQTERDAKLAEQEWQTATRQNGLSQFKATPSVDMRPAASGVDIVVRYVIRAGDRFDVRNRLYQSVIDLLHKPANAALTPSTTDQQELTKV, encoded by the coding sequence ATGAAGGAACTCCGTCGTCTCGCCATAGCAGTTCCCGCCGCCCTCCTCGTCCTCTGCCTCGCGGCAGCGTGGTGGACGCGTGGCGCCATGGTTCACATGCCTTTCCTCAAAGCCAACGGCAGTTCTGCCGGCGGGCAAAATCTGGTCGACCAGCGTCCGTGGCAGACTATCGAGTCGCTCGCTCCCCTCGCTGTCTCCTCCGAAGAGCAATCCTTCGCGCACGAGGCGGCCCGGCTGGCTGATCACGAGGTTGATCAGGCCTTTGCTCTCGCCCTTCGCCAGGCTGCCTTCCAGACTCGCACACTCACCGGCGACGCTCTTGTGCTTCAGGAAAAAGTTGCCCAGGTCCAGTCGCTCGTCAAGGAAGACCTGGGCAAGGTGGAGGTTCTTACCGCCTCTCTCAAACAGCCCAACGGCACGACTGCCGACTCCGATGACCTCGATATAGCCAAGGCTCAGCTCCAGCTGGATAACGATGAACTCTCCGACCTCACCGAACAACTCGCCCGGGTCAGCGGCGACCAGCGCGGCCAGATCCAGCAGGAGCTCACCGCCCGTGAAGCGGCGATGAAGAAGTACGACGCGGCCCAGGGAAACACCGGCGGTCAGATCGCCGTTCTCTCCGCGCGCCGTTATGGCACGCTCTACGGTCGCGTCGCTGCCTGGTTCGATCAGCGCAGCCGCATGAATCTCATTCGCCAGGCTACAGCCGAGACCGATGCCGGCATCGCCACTCTTACTGCAAGGCATGCAGAGTTCGAAAAGAAAGCCTCAGCGGCTGCAGCCAGCATCAATGCATCCAATGTCAGTGCATCGAGCATCAATGCATCGAGCGCCCAACCCAGCATCGCCCCGCCGGACGCCGTAAAGAGCCGTGTAGCCCGTATGGCCCAGGCTCACGCCTTCTCACAGATGCATAGCATCGTGGAGGATCAGCTCCAGACTCAGCGGCAGCTCTCCGCCGTCTACGGCAAATGGCTCGCGCAGGTAGAGCTTCAGCACTCCATCGTCACCCACCTTGCGCTACAGTCACTCTCCGTTATTGCCTTTTTCATCCTCTGCGGAGTTCTGCTCGCCACTCTGGCGGGTAAGCTTCTCGACCGCTCGCGCATGGAGCTGCGCCGCCTCCACACCCTGCGCACCATCATCGTCCTTGGCATCCAGCTCGTCACACTTCTCCTGGTCCTGCTCGTTATCTTCGGCGCACCCAGCCAGGTCCCCACCATCCTCGGCCTCGGGGCCGCAGGTCTCACCGTCGTCTTTCAGGACTTCATCCTCGCCTTCTTCGGCTGGTTCATCCTTATGGGCAAAAATGGCATCCGGGTCGGGGACTGGGTCGAGATCAACGGCGTAGGCGGCGAGGTCGTCGAGATCGGCCTCTTCCGCACCGCACTCCTCGAGACCGGCAACTGGACCGACAAGGGCCATCCCACTGGACGCCGCGTCACCTTCATCAATAACTTTGCCATCTCGGGACAATACTTCAACTTCTCGACCACCGGCCAATGGATGTGGGACGAGATCACCGTCAACATTCCACCCGGCGTCGATTCCTACAAGACCATCGAAGCCATCCACAACACGGTTCTGAAGCAAACCGAACGCGACGCCAAGCTCGCCGAACAGGAGTGGCAGACCGCCACGCGTCAGAACGGCCTTAGCCAGTTCAAGGCCACACCCTCGGTCGATATGCGCCCCGCGGCTTCCGGCGTGGATATCGTCGTTCGCTATGTTATTCGCGCTGGGGACCGCTTCGATGTGCGCAACCGCCTCTATCAGTCCGTCATCGATCTACTGCACAAGCCGGCGAACGCGGCACTCACTCCATCGACTACTGATCAACAGGAGCTGACGAAGGTCTGA
- a CDS encoding transporter substrate-binding domain-containing protein, with protein sequence MAGLVVLLSCALVAQAQETPASPPSPAIPSTSKEIEVPARSTVDMLAEIKKSGKLRVGVSEIVPWAMHDKDGNLVGFEIDVAKKLARDMGVQVEFHPDEFRYLIPDLEANRFDIIVAGFSIEARRALVVNFSQPYNVTDVTIATSKKMGSELKTMEDFNKKGVTIAVVEGTTSEDLAALAFPKASIQTYTEDSALFSDLVAGKLAAAVADSPRLDILAKLYPDAVTVPSVAPLGTFPAAFAVRRGDMDFVNYLNSWIAARNADQWIETRRKYWFKSTDWAGNL encoded by the coding sequence ATGGCTGGTTTGGTCGTGCTGCTGTCATGCGCGCTGGTGGCGCAGGCACAGGAGACACCGGCATCCCCTCCTTCGCCCGCTATCCCCTCCACGTCCAAAGAGATTGAGGTTCCCGCACGCAGTACCGTCGATATGCTGGCTGAGATCAAAAAGAGCGGCAAGCTGCGTGTGGGCGTCTCGGAGATTGTTCCATGGGCGATGCACGATAAAGACGGCAACCTGGTGGGATTCGAGATCGATGTGGCAAAAAAGCTCGCACGCGACATGGGAGTGCAGGTGGAGTTTCATCCGGATGAGTTTCGTTATTTGATTCCGGATCTCGAAGCGAATCGTTTCGACATTATCGTTGCAGGTTTTTCGATTGAGGCGCGGCGAGCACTCGTGGTGAACTTCAGTCAGCCTTACAACGTGACCGACGTAACAATTGCCACCAGCAAAAAGATGGGCAGCGAGTTGAAGACGATGGAAGACTTCAACAAAAAGGGCGTTACGATTGCAGTGGTGGAGGGGACGACATCGGAGGATCTGGCAGCGTTAGCGTTTCCGAAGGCTTCGATTCAGACCTACACGGAGGACAGCGCGCTGTTCAGCGATCTGGTCGCGGGCAAGCTTGCTGCGGCGGTTGCGGACAGTCCGCGGTTGGATATCCTGGCGAAGCTCTATCCTGATGCCGTAACGGTGCCGTCTGTGGCCCCGCTGGGAACGTTTCCCGCAGCCTTCGCCGTGCGGCGCGGGGATATGGACTTCGTCAACTACCTCAACTCCTGGATCGCCGCGCGAAATGCGGATCAATGGATCGAGACACGGCGGAAGTACTGGTTCAAGTCGACGGACTGGGCAGGCAATCTGTGA
- a CDS encoding DUF3011 domain-containing protein — translation MGVSRAVAALLIVSTSVLTMAQTGGLTCSSDDGGYRYCRADTQNQVQLTRQISGSRCDLGYSWGYDPRGIWVDRGCRAQFVYGRGRSRGDDNAGAAIAGGILGALILGAAVAAAKDNDNGGDRERTNYYNDGYRMGRQDADNGRRDSYQWWSERYPIKYEKDFAAGYTDGYNNNGRRPPR, via the coding sequence ATGGGGGTCTCTCGTGCAGTCGCCGCTCTCCTCATTGTTTCCACTTCTGTCTTAACAATGGCCCAGACTGGGGGGCTTACCTGTTCGAGCGACGATGGGGGATACCGGTACTGCCGCGCCGACACGCAAAACCAGGTTCAACTGACACGGCAGATCTCGGGTTCGCGATGCGATCTAGGCTACAGCTGGGGTTATGATCCGCGCGGCATCTGGGTGGACCGCGGGTGTCGAGCGCAGTTCGTCTATGGCCGTGGACGCTCGCGTGGCGATGACAATGCCGGCGCCGCAATTGCAGGCGGAATTCTGGGTGCGCTGATCCTTGGGGCAGCGGTCGCTGCAGCCAAGGACAACGATAACGGTGGGGACCGTGAGCGGACGAACTACTACAACGACGGATATCGCATGGGACGGCAGGACGCTGATAACGGACGGCGGGACTCTTACCAGTGGTGGAGCGAACGCTACCCGATAAAGTATGAGAAGGACTTCGCCGCTGGATACACGGATGGCTACAACAACAACGGTCGGCGGCCGCCGCGATAG
- a CDS encoding NAD-dependent epimerase/dehydratase family protein: MKLKGQKAVVCGAGGFIGGHLVQSLIANGVDVVRAVDIKPLDEWYQVSKGVESLSLDLKDKDSCLTAAAGTNVVFQLAADMGGMGFIENNKALCMLSVLTNTHMLMAAREKGVERFFYSSSACVYNGEKQTNPDVVALKEEDAYPALPEDGYGWEKLFSERMCRHFEEDYGLQTRVARYHNVYGPLGTWTGGREKAPAAVCRKVIEAKHSGKHEIEIWGDGKQTRSFMYIDDCTKGTQMIAESEIHEPLNLGSDELVTINQLVDIAEDIAGIKLKRNYNLGAPKGVNGRNSDNTLIQEKMNWAPSIKLRDGLAKTYAWIEEEILSSKPLAAATR; the protein is encoded by the coding sequence ATGAAGCTCAAAGGACAGAAAGCAGTCGTCTGTGGTGCCGGTGGATTTATCGGCGGCCACCTCGTTCAAAGCCTGATCGCCAATGGCGTCGACGTTGTACGCGCGGTCGACATCAAGCCGCTCGATGAGTGGTATCAGGTATCCAAAGGCGTCGAAAGCCTCTCCCTCGACCTCAAAGACAAGGACAGCTGCCTTACGGCTGCAGCCGGCACCAACGTTGTTTTCCAGCTTGCCGCCGACATGGGCGGGATGGGCTTCATCGAAAACAACAAGGCCCTCTGCATGCTCTCGGTCCTCACCAACACTCACATGCTGATGGCCGCGCGCGAAAAGGGAGTTGAGCGCTTCTTCTACTCCTCCTCCGCCTGCGTCTACAACGGTGAAAAGCAGACCAACCCCGACGTCGTCGCACTCAAGGAAGAAGACGCGTATCCTGCGTTGCCCGAAGACGGCTATGGCTGGGAGAAGCTCTTCTCCGAGCGCATGTGCCGCCACTTCGAAGAAGACTATGGTTTGCAGACTCGCGTTGCCCGTTACCACAACGTCTATGGTCCGCTGGGTACCTGGACTGGCGGCCGCGAAAAGGCTCCTGCCGCAGTCTGCCGCAAGGTCATCGAGGCTAAGCACTCCGGCAAGCACGAGATCGAGATCTGGGGCGATGGTAAGCAGACTCGCTCCTTCATGTACATCGACGACTGCACCAAGGGCACGCAGATGATCGCTGAGAGCGAGATTCACGAGCCTCTCAACCTCGGCTCCGACGAGCTCGTCACCATCAACCAACTCGTCGATATCGCTGAAGACATTGCCGGCATCAAGCTCAAGCGCAACTACAATCTCGGCGCGCCAAAGGGCGTCAACGGCCGCAACAGTGATAACACGCTCATCCAGGAAAAGATGAACTGGGCACCGTCGATCAAGCTTCGCGACGGCCTTGCAAAGACCTATGCCTGGATCGAAGAAGAAATTCTGTCCAGTAAACCCCTAGCAGCCGCCACACGGTAG
- a CDS encoding DinB family protein: MKKTLIALFLALIVSPLQAHAQDDAKKLTPKPPANPSQVLLEAWNDIGRKLAAMAEDFPEDKYDFKPVPVERSFAEQLLHAANANYFFINPLVGKKVPEGDPKRDQYKSKAEVVAFVKKSFADGAALIKQKGDSGMSDLMLDPFSKDQQVRMSDQAWGFIEHSGEHYGQLVVYYRVAGLVPPESRPKK; this comes from the coding sequence ATGAAGAAGACTCTAATAGCGCTATTTCTCGCCCTGATCGTCAGCCCACTTCAGGCGCATGCACAGGATGACGCGAAGAAACTCACGCCGAAACCGCCGGCAAATCCCTCACAGGTATTGTTGGAGGCCTGGAACGACATCGGGCGAAAGTTAGCCGCGATGGCAGAAGATTTTCCTGAAGACAAATATGATTTCAAGCCCGTTCCTGTCGAGCGAAGTTTTGCGGAGCAGCTGCTGCACGCGGCGAACGCGAACTACTTTTTCATCAACCCACTCGTCGGGAAGAAGGTACCTGAGGGTGATCCGAAACGGGATCAGTACAAAAGCAAGGCTGAAGTGGTTGCCTTCGTGAAGAAATCCTTCGCAGACGGCGCTGCGCTCATAAAGCAAAAGGGCGATTCGGGTATGAGCGATCTGATGTTGGACCCCTTCTCCAAGGATCAACAAGTTCGTATGTCGGATCAGGCGTGGGGTTTCATCGAACACTCGGGCGAACACTACGGCCAGCTCGTCGTCTACTACCGCGTGGCCGGCCTGGTCCCTCCAGAATCACGCCCCAAAAAGTAA
- a CDS encoding WecB/TagA/CpsF family glycosyltransferase, with amino-acid sequence MSATSQTHRILGIDFFDGSAKEAIDIMRTKGGLLVVPAAPALKDLDRSPDYRDALLNADLAITDSAFMVLIWNRLQPVPIRRLSGLEYLRELLLESDVRKPGNALWIMASPVSAKRNLDWLAGQGIVIPEDNVYMAPMYGNAPIDDPALLERLNRLRPEHVIVTIGGGTQERLGLYLKRNLAYRPAIHCIGAAIAFLSGDQVHIPVWADKFYLGWLFRSLAEPKRYIPRYWDARKLLAIMLRNRSRLPALKG; translated from the coding sequence ATGTCGGCAACCTCCCAAACCCATCGCATCCTCGGCATCGACTTCTTCGACGGCTCCGCAAAAGAAGCCATCGACATCATGCGCACCAAAGGCGGACTCCTCGTCGTCCCCGCAGCTCCGGCCCTCAAAGACCTCGATCGCAGCCCTGACTATCGCGACGCCCTGCTTAATGCCGACCTCGCCATCACCGACTCCGCCTTTATGGTACTCATCTGGAACCGCCTGCAACCCGTCCCCATCAGGCGCCTCTCCGGCCTCGAGTATCTTCGCGAACTTCTCCTGGAATCCGATGTTCGCAAACCTGGTAACGCTCTTTGGATCATGGCAAGCCCGGTCAGCGCCAAACGCAATCTCGACTGGCTTGCGGGGCAGGGAATCGTCATTCCTGAAGACAACGTCTACATGGCCCCGATGTATGGGAATGCTCCCATCGACGATCCTGCTCTACTCGAACGACTCAACCGTCTTCGGCCAGAGCACGTCATTGTCACGATTGGCGGCGGAACCCAGGAGCGTCTGGGCCTCTACCTCAAACGCAACCTGGCCTATCGGCCCGCTATCCACTGCATTGGCGCGGCCATCGCGTTCCTCAGCGGCGACCAGGTCCACATCCCCGTCTGGGCCGACAAGTTCTATCTGGGCTGGCTGTTTCGCTCACTGGCTGAACCGAAGCGCTATATTCCGCGTTACTGGGACGCGCGCAAGCTCTTAGCTATTATGCTCCGGAACCGCAGCCGCCTACCCGCCCTCAAGGGTTAG